TCTCTCTTGTTTCCACCTCCTACTACAGTGTTTTCTagtattttgacattttctcaTTCTCTTTTCTCTCCGATTTTGTTCGCCTTTTCTTAAGAGTCATTCTCGGCTCACGAACACAAGAACCCAAGaggtgatgtttttatttcgcTCGGTTTGCCTGAAGCCTTTCGATTTTGTTTGGTTCACACCCCTTCAATATAACAAAACGCTGCATGCCCACAGTTCTGTGACAATAAATGTGTACCTCTTTAAATTGACTTGCTCATTTTAAAGCTTATTTCGGTGGCATTGAACCCATGAAAGAGGCCACGCTGTTTTTGTCACAAGACTAATagtgttttattgatttttgcCTTTGTGTTCCCAATTAAACCTGCAGCATCGCCACAAAAATCCACTCAAACGTCTTCAATCGAAACTCACTTTGAAAAGATCCATAATCAAATTTGTGGTCAGGTGGATCTTTGAGAGTATATTAATTGCAGATGTCAGATTCTGTGAAAGTTGTTGTTATTTATACAAACATGCTCACATTTATTGTGGTATGTACATTtgtggtgtgtgtatgtgtgtgcatcagTAATATTGACGTTGCATGCGGTTGGTTTTTAATGATTGCTAACTCGGCTGGTATTAACAGTGTGGTTTATGAGGAGGTTGAAGTCAATTCAGTTGTTATTTAAAGtacatgaaaacattttcattggACAAGAATCATGAGATTCAATCTGTAAGGCTGAATTGACCCCAGTCCTCCtcttgtgattgtgtgtgtaacTAAAATCTAATCGCAGATTTTGTTTCGCTCGTATCATTAACTCTTTTCTTTTGTCCAACAGGCTATCATTGGGACACATCTGACTGGATGCCGAGCATTCAACTTCCTGGAATCCAGGAGTTCCCTCAGTATGAGGTAGGGGAGTCCCCGCCCACCCTTTACACCGACCCCGCCTTGCTGGACACAGACTACTACCCCGGCGGATATGACATCGAAAGCGACTTCCCTCCTCCACCCGATGACTTTCCCGCCCACGACGACCTGCCCCCTCCTCCGCCCGTGCCGGAGTACGGAGAACGCTATGACACATTGCAGTCCACCACGCGGGCACCCAACAGCACCCCCTCCAGTCCCGGAGGGTCCGGAATTCGCCAGCGCCCACCCCTACCCCAGCTCTACAGCCTCACCCAGTTCCTACCCCAACACCATTATTCCTCAGATGCAGAACCACAGACCAACCCTTCCAGCACCATCACTTCCTCCACCACTGGAGGCTACCGGCGCGGAGGCTACCCTCTGAGCTACGGCAGCGATTTCAATCCTCCGGCCGCAGACAACATGTCCCTGTCGCTGTACACGTCGACGGCGTCCTGCTCGGACATGTCTGCCTGCTGCGAGGAGTCAGAGGTAATGATGAGCGACTTCGACAGCGGCGGAGAGGAGGAGGGAACTCCGTTGCAGAGGCTGGTGATACCTCCACTGGACTCGCATCACCCACAGCAGCATACTGAAGTCTGACACTGGATCCAACGCAGCAAAATATCAAAAGTGCCTAAATGAAACCCTGCTACAAGAGACTGTGCATTACTACCGTAATAGCAAAACTTGTACGGTACACGAACGTAGTCTTACAGTTAACGTAAATGCCAAACGCACGCCGTACCAGTCTTTCTGTCACCGGAGAGGGTTCTCGCACAAGTTCTCTCCGGTAGCTCTTGCGGgctgttgttattattaaacataGTATTGAAGAGAACGCAAGAATTGGCTGTGccattagaaaaaaaaacaatcctcGTGCACAAGATGTCTGACAGTACCATGCTGAGATGTACAATTTACACAAAATCATAACTGTATTGTCGTTGAGAGAAAACGCATCATTTCAAGGTGATATCTGAATTTGAATAGCTAAAACCATGCAAAGTGATTTTTATACAAATCCTCATTCATTTGTAATGTAAATTTCAATGTACAGTTTTGATTTCAAGGTTTTACTAGGTTTTTGTAgatattttttgcttttattttccaAAAAAGACAACAGGAAAAGTAGTATACCGACTCAAATGATGTGTCATTGTCCGCCTTACTGTATGTTCATCAATAAGCAAAGACGTTAAGAGAATTTTAAAAAAGAGAAGGAAAAAAGGATATGAATCGTGCATTCATCTCTGAAAGGATCCCATGATGGCTGTCTGCATATTCTTGTAATGTGttggttttcttttgtttatttgttgtttgtaaATTGTGACTTTGGaacatctttattttttccaccaTGAAAATGGGACCCAATATATTTATAGTGCGAGATGATTCACAGACATGTGACTTTTTCAggggtctgtgtgtgtgtgagcaatGCTACGGTcttgttttatgatttttattaaatactgCCACTAGCTTAACTGCTTTACTACTGGCAATAAATTATTCTCTAAAATGGGTGTTTGtctcatgcatttatttataatttacctAAACAGAAAAGTTCATCCTTAATGCCTCATAAATGCAAAGTATTTCATATTAATTCAGCTGTCTTGTGTACACTGTTAACACGTACAGTATTGTCATGTTGTGACTGTATTTTTTAGCTCCCTCTAGTGGATGGAAAAAGGCACTCAAACAGATTTGCAGTACACAAATAAGTTTTGCATTAGGTAGGTGCCGAAAAGCAGGGTTACGATCTTAGCTACAGTGAATTGAACCGGTATCTATTGTATTTCGTTTCTAAGTATGTAAACCAAGGAGGTCTATAATACCTTGAAATTATGACATCAGTGGCAGTTGCCCAGATGATGCGGTCTGATGCggagtgttaaagggatagtacccATTCACTATTGTATAGATACAAACCCACTCCACATCAATGGGTATCATACTGCCGTTGCTCAGTTactgaacattcttcaaaatatcttagtttgtgttctgcagaagaagaaaggcatacagtgttgaaatgaccagagggtaagtaaatgatgacagaattttcatcgtGAGGTGAACTATTCGGATGCAGCCTATTAACACCCAATGAGATACCTGAAATATCTAAGCAAAAGTCAAATATTCgtctgcatttcaaaacacgTAATCGTTGCTAAAACACTCGTAATGATGAGGACAAGGAAGAGATCGAGGGAGAGGACACGGAGAACACTGAATAAAACAAAGTTGTCATTTTATCTTAAGAGAATGAAGAGTAAAATATTAGTAATATACTATATTGAACTTAGTATtacttattaatattataatatagtaTTCAGTAGTTGACTATAGTAAATTAAACTGCACTTAGTACTATCGTATTTAAAAATACTACAGTATCTAGAAATTTTAcagtttactatggtaaataaaataatacactaTAGCGTGTTTAATGTTTGTAAATGCTTTAACTAAACTCCTCTTTTCTTGAGATTTAGAAAACTATATAAAAGTGTCCAGCAGAGGACGCTATTGTAGCGCAATGTCATCTGCGCAGGATCGTCTACAAACCTCCCATAGAGACGAGACGTGTACTTCCTGGATGCTCAGTTATCGCTTTGTCTTTGGAGTCTTATACATTACAAGCTCTCCGTAACGGGGCGTTTTCTCGGGTAAGAATATACTGCATTTTCCCAGCAGTTCTTTTTTAGCTACTTGCCATTATGTTGTGTTATATATTTGTATCTGTTTAAGCACCCAAAGCAAACAAAGAAACGCCAAGCATACGCATGTATGTTTTAAACCTTATAGAGTTAATAGAGCAACACGCCGCTTTTTCAGTAGAGTTCATGGATTCACTTGAGCACTAGAATAGACACACAGACATTTCTGTTTTCTGAAATGTCTTTCTTCATTGTTCTTTCTGTCAGTACTGTGTATGCATTATAGGACACGCGGAACTTGACCCCGGTTGTGTTTTAATAACTTAGTATGCTGCCTAGTGCCTACTATGACGACCTTGTAGGGTGCAATATGCGCTTTCCACACGAAACTGCAGTTTAGGTAACGTTTGGAAGCTAGTACCTTGGCTTTGAGTCACACTCAGTGTGTTAATTATCTATAGGTTTTAAAAGGTGAAAGCTGTAACGTTAcgtgttttatattttgtaaactGTTAAACAAAGACTTTCCCAAATCTTTAAGTAGCTTACTATACTTTCTATCTAAAACTTCACGACATGTTACactttacattcattttacgtATCGTTTTTGCGTAGCCGTTTAAGGCAGACGGTGTCGTCACTGCTCGTGTTTTTTCTCTCGCGCAGCTTCTCATTGGCTGACTGCTAAAGCAAGAATCATCCGCGTGCATCTTCTGTGACTCGACGTAACGTGTGATACCGCTTCATCACATTTCTTCTTCTGGGGTTAAAACCTTTGAACTTCATTCAGAAGTGCCCAAAAGCGCTCGAAGATGAACGGAGACTGCGTTGACGCGCGGCGCGAGGACACAACAGAGTAAGATAATCTTGACGACTGTTGCTATGCAGCTTTCAGGAGTGAGTGACAGCCCAGACACAGTGTTCTCTAtgttttgctttctttctttgttgTCCATGTCTATAATAGTATTAAATGATAAAAGGATTTAAGCTCTTGAGCTATCTCTTTAACCTATTGAGAATAAATGCAGATTTGTTTAGTCTGACTTAATGTAATACATTTGAAgaatttggttccaaaatgagataacataaatgaaaaatcatgtttttattgtgttagttagctgtattttttgagttattatggctgcagtttgattggaatgcacaataaaaaaacatgattttaaaaagaaataaaaaatgagttatctcattttggaaccaaattcTTAATTTGTTCATGCGTGCCACCCAGTGCTGGTAATGATGGGCCGTCAGGACAGCAGTCCATGCAGGTGGATGCACAGCCTCACTTACACCCCTTCAGATACAGCCTGGTCTACCCCAACATAGGGTATTGTGTCATCATCAACAACAAGAACTTTGACCCAAAGACAGGTAACActtgctttttatttgtttgttgttgttttattttttttccttttgacATTGTTAGTCTTTTGATAAGCTGCAACAACCAAACctattttttgaaagttgtcaTGCACACCAAAATGATTGTTAAACATTCACATCTTTGTTCTctaaaaaatgaacaatattaaatgaatattttttagaaTACAGTGATTATACAGTACCTGCACTTTACGTTCTGCAGGCATGAACCAACGCAATGGCACTGATGTAGATGCCGGAAACATGATGAACGTGTTTCGAAAGCTTGGATACACTGTAAAAGTTTACAATGACCAGAGAGCTCAGCAGATTGTGCAAGTTTTAACCGCAGGTATGGACTGAATGTGCTTTTATAAAAGATGTTGTCATCCTTAAATGTTGCATTGCATGGGTGCACTCAtctcttttcattttgttgaacaTACTACTCGCACTATTTATAAAGTGTAACCAGTCAGTGTTATTTGCTACTTCTTTTACAGTCGCCAAGGAAAACCACAGCCGCTGTgcttcatttgtgtgtgtgctgttgagTCATGGAGATGAGGGTGAGTTTTTTGGCACCGATGGTCCCGTGAAACTCAAGTCTCTAACCAGCCTTTTCAGAGGGGACCGCTGCCCAACACTAGTGGGGAAGCCCAAACTTTTCTTCATACAGGTATATATGTACAGAAGTGTGAGGCTCTTCTAGGTCGATGTTCACTGTTAATTATTACTGTGGTTTTGTGTATATAGGCGTGTAGAGGCACAGATCTGGATCCTGGTGTAGAGACGGACAGTAGGCCAGATGAACCAGATGTGAGGATCCCTGTTGAGGCCGACTTCCTGTATGCCTATTCTACAGCACCAGGTGCAGATACACAAAAACAGGACACAATGACGTACAAAACAAATCACAAAGGCTACATATGCACTCTTTATAATGTTCTTCAGTGCACACACAGGGAAAGACTTAGTAAGTAAGGTTTTTAAGAGTAAGTGAATTTTTCTTCTTAACAAATGTTTCTCTTCTGTCAGGTTATTACTCTTGGAGAAACACTATGACTGGCTCGTGGTTCATTCAGTCTCTCTGTGAAATGATGTCAAAATATGGCAGAGAACTGGAGCTCATGCAGATCATGACTAGGGTCAACCATAAGGTGGCACTTGACTTTGAGTCGACCTCCAACACGCCAGGCTTTGATGCCAAGAAACAAATCCCCTGCATTGTCTCAATGCTCACCAAAGAGATGTACTTCACTGCTTGAGGATTATAAACTGGGTGCTAAAAGGGAAGAGCATTTTTGTGGTGTGGGATATAGATTTAGGAGGTACAGTATAGGGATGATACGATTAAACACTTCTGAACACTCCTCAAAGAAGCACTGGCTTAGAAACATTTGTAGAACATGCTCAGTTTGGGATTACAACTGTCTCAGGGCTGTAATGTCGTGTTTACTATTAATTATAGTCGCAGTTTCTGCTTTCGTATGTGAAATATAGGTGCTaatcttttgtttgttatagTGGTGTGATCATACAATTCACTTGCCTCTCATTTTCTAGTGACAAAGATACCATCGAATGAGGCTTGTTGGGATTTATAGAATTACACAAATCAGGGACTTTGATAACATTTCTTACGATACAGCAGTAGTTAGTGTTGAAATAGAACTCAATCACAGGGCATTCTTTACACAGAGGACAGTTCACAGGTCCTCATTTAAAAGAAACCAGTGTGCCTATTttaatgtgaataaaaacaatcaaaattaCTCGCAGGTGCCTCTATATTGAGCCATTTTATAAACGTTCTGTAATGTTACGCACAGCTGTCTGCCAAGACACAACATAAAAGGCTTCAGCTTTCATTTTCAGAAAATTCCACCGAATATGTGTAGTGCTGTGAATTACTAGACACATTATGAATTTGAACTTATACAGACATAAATGCACTTACAGTCATTGGCCCATAGATTTCTCTTacacaattattttataaactgAGTAACATGTTTCTTATTTGTGGTAAGTGCAGCATCCATTACCGCAATAGGAAGGAACTTTAACTAGTCCCTTTAAGAGTGTGAATGTTAACATCAAGCTGAGAGAAACTGGTCATGCATGCGCTTAACTGATTGTTGTGCAATGAACTGAATTTATGCTGTCATGTGCATGTttgttatacataaatacattCGTTTGTGTATGTACAAACTAGACCTTTCCtatatacaataataaactTCTGCAGTGCACCATCTGATTGTCATTCATTTAAACAGCTTCTATAGAACTGAAAGCCAAAGAGACTAGCAATACAGCAATTATAAAACCAAAGAAGAGGCAGAAAAAAATTCACGTTATACATACATTAATGTACTTGTGCTTCTATTAGCTGTTTGAACTGTAAGGGAATGTTTTGTGTAATGAAAGGATGCTAATATTAgagttattataaaaatattcatttacaaatatttaaacttACATGTCACCCTTTTAATAAGGATGTGACCGAGATTATCATAGAGCACATCCTTATTTACTTTGATGCAGGTCCAAATGCAGTCACacatatttaaaatggcacAAAACCTGAACAAATACTAGAAACAACCAAAAGTCAAgcctttattttaatttcttaaaCACCCACAtgctacaaagaacctttttcacAGTTTACGTTACAACCTAGAATACAATAAagaatttaaaaacataaacagatgACTTATGAACACGCTTTACTCTCTAGGACAATGGCACAGCTGTACCAAGATTTCAAAGTGCTATCTGATTGTACCGtcataaattacagaaaaaatacataATGTTATTTCTGTCAAAATCAGTTTGGGGAATCCCATGCAaagggacccgtggtgtatttAGAGAGAAATAGCTcgttctgaggtaataaaaacattaccgTAGGGCATGTTTGAATCAGTCCAGTTTTAAAAACATGGATTCAGTAATAATACCTttacatttcaaattggttAAAACATCTGCAAATTATTTTTCAATCTTGTAAGCACTTTGCTATAAAAGGTAACTCGGTGtgtcattttgttttacataaCCATAGTAGACTAAAAACAGACTTTAGGGTGTGTTCTGGATATGGTTATTAAACACAAGGCATTCACTGGCCTAAGGCATTGGGTTTGTCATCATTTTGTGAATTCTCAGCCCAGATAAACTGAAGGGTTCATGAAATGTCCGGCACATTTTATAAGACACCTTTGGCGCCCCCAAGTGGTGAAAATCACATTTGTACTTGACAACTTTAACTTCATGGAGTCCAAGAGTACATCAACAGTGTTTATAATGAACAACGCTGTCCCCATACGCCAACAAGCGTGCAAGTTCAGGAGTGTTCCAGGTGTGTCTCTTGCTTTCAGTGTCGACGGAGTAATctctttcatttacattttgattttggCGTAGAGCTGGTCGATCTGATCCCTGAAGTGTCTCCTCAGCTCAGCTCTCTTGGCTTTCAGTGTTGGTGTGAGAAGTCCATTCTGAACAGAAAACATCTCTGGGTGCAGAGTAATGTCTCTCACCTACACACGCAAATTACAACGAAGgcacaaaaaaatcattaatcAATACATAATACACCAGGTACATTTGCATTGTATGAGTTGTGTTTGTTAGAATATTTCACCTGTTCAAAAGATTTTAGTCCAGCTTCTTTCCCAAGTCGAACGATATCTTCTAGAATGGCATTTTTTAATTCCTGTTTGAAAGCACCAAGACAGGTTCATCAGGAATAGGACATGTTCAATGTCATAAAGTCTATGTGATTTATGCagtaaaaaatgtcaatatgaTCACCTAGAGTCATCTTATACTTTTCCTCAACAAGTCGAGAAATGTTTGGTGGTCTTTGCTAATAAAAGCCAATATTATgaaaaaacaattcaaatgtTGTTACCTTGTTCTTGCACATTTCTGTATAGGAGCCCtcaattcctcttttctttgcCCATCCTGGCAGGAAGTCTGGATCAGGTACCACAATACCCACTAGACACGCCTGCAGAAACACAGCATGGGTTCACACACTTCATATGAATGTACATGTTCTATCCTGGTACCCACCACCCTGATGCATGGGTAGGTCTTCCCTATCAACATAGGGTCACTTTCATCAGTTTCCTTCTCACCTGTAGACTGTCTCCATGTATAAATATCTGTGCCACAGGATCACTGCGGGTGTAGATGTTCTCAATCTTTTCTGGAGCGATGTATTCACCCTGAGCAAGTTTAAAGATATGCTTCTTCCTGTCGACAATCTTTAGAGTCCCATTCTGGAACAACATAAATGCACTCGTTTCAAATTCAGTCAATTTGCTGGATCAAATACGAGATTCTTGTAAACCACAGAATAGATTAAATTAGGAATGaatttgcagattttttttttaaaggggtaaATAAAGTCAAGACGTAACGAAGAGTAAGGAAGCAGAGGGCTTACTGGAAGCCATTTTCCAATGTCTCCAGTGTGCAGCCAACCATCTTTATTTATGACCTCTGCTGTTCTCTCTGGGTCATTCAGGTAACCCTGAAACACATTTGGTCCTTTCACACACACCTGTGGAGAGCACACACAGCAATAAACCAAGATTTACATTGCCATGCtaaaaatatgcaaatgatAGAAAGTACAATACATTATTTCCCTTTTAACGGGAATGTTCCTGGTTTAatacaaattacattttttttaaagatttcgTTTAAATTACCACAGAAAACCATTTTGACTTTTCGACCcaaaatgaactaaaaatataatataaatatatatataaaaaattaaaccATAAAGCAACACAATGGAAATAATCAGGGCTAGCAACATTATTATCTGAATATTCCTTTGAGACTGAATTTAGGATTGAAGTCATGACACACCTCTCCCTCTCCATTTActgcaaaatatttcatttcagcCACATCCACAAGCTTTACGAAGTTACAGGGCAGCGGCGCCCCCACGTGACCTAAACACAGAGACCACAAGAATCTGAATATGAATGTGACTATATCATCTATAATGTCAGTATATATTAAACAAGATATATCTGCTGTTCAGACTGTGTCTTACCTGCTGTCCAGTCTCCAGGAAGTGACATAGTGCAGCCGGCAGTACACTCTGTCTGCCCGTAACCTTCATAAAACTACAACACAAAGATGCCAAAATAATGAACCTGTGACTTTAAGAACAACAGGGGGAATCGTGATGTTgggagaagtgtgtgtgtgtacctgacAGCCCAGTGCTGCTCGCAGGAAGGTGAGAACAGTGGGAGATACTGGAGCAGCTCCTGTGACCATCAACCTCACACGCCCACCAAGACTGGCCTGTAGGGGGAGTGCATTTGTGTCACATATAAATGCTGAATACTAGAATGATGCGTTTGTTTTTGAGCAAACCGTCAGGGAACAGACTCTTTATGGTATGTACAATAAATACTCTATTGAGGAAAGCCAAGTTGTAATAACTAAAGTTCCCTTTtagatgtgtgtgcatgtggccACAGACTTCTGATGTTGCTCCTACAgagaccaaaataaaaatgtatgcagGAGTGAGacgtataaatgtgtgaaaaaatgCTAGAAGTTGACTCTAGTTAAATGAACTCTTTTCCCGGTTGAGCCATTGGTTACATTTcaaaacctcaccactagatgccgctaaaccCTTTTGaaacattgctcctttaacagTCTGAAGGCTTTGAACAATAAAAATTGTTTCGAAATGTAGAAGGAACATgaatcaaaaacacattttctctttTCCGATTACCTGCACTTTACTAAAGATGAGCTTGTCCCACATGCTGTCCTTCCTCACAACTCCACTCCTCAACTCTGCCTCTTTCCTGCTGGTGGCAAAATCCAGCATCCATCTTTTGAGCGGAGTATTAGCCTGTCCAAAGatctacacaaaaacacatatgGACACATATCCAGCTCATCAACCATTGTGGAGTACATTGAGCATCAGATATAAATGCAGTGGAATACAAGTGATAAATGTACCTTATCAAACATACGGTTGAGTAGTCTGGGTACTACAGGAAACACAGTGGGTTTAAGAGCCTTCAAATCATCCATGAGCAGACGAATATCACCCTGAAAATATCCTATCTTGGCCCCATGGACCAGAAGCACACCCTACACAACAGACCAATGAAGAATTGTAATTACACTGTGCATTATATTGCTCAACACATTAGTTCAAAGTCAACCAAAGCTATTCTTTTAAAGGAATGTTATTGGTTCAATGCTATGGACAGCATCTGTGACATCCTGTTGATTATCACAGACAATTATTGTCACAAAACTGTATTCACAGTAATGCACTTACAGTACAATGAAAGTCTATAGGGCAATGTGTTCCAAAAGGTTTAAATCAGAAATATGAAATTCTTATATTCACTCATTGAATATATCAAATTATTATTGAATTGCAGTTTTAGGTTACAAAGTTGTCTAAATTGTACCTAGTGGTGGGTCTATTGTTCTCGCCTTATACATCTCCACTGGaagtactgtactgtagatgCATATTGCA
This sequence is a window from Triplophysa rosa linkage group LG4, Trosa_1v2, whole genome shotgun sequence. Protein-coding genes within it:
- the acsl1a gene encoding long-chain-fatty-acid--CoA ligase 1a isoform X1, whose product is MRRQFVALSASHRGGAMQAQDLIRHLRIPELDDLRQYVRSLPTNTLMGMGAFAAITTYWLATRPKALMPPCDLSLQSVEVSGGEYARRSILLDSDTFMAYYYNDARTMYEFFTRGLRVSNNGPCLGSRKSNQPYKWLSYKEVADRAEFTGSALLHRGHSKSGDKYIGIFAQNRPEWTISELACYTYSLVAVPLYDTLGTEAISYIIDRAVISTVICDMADKARLILGCVSGRQHSIKTIAIMEDFDSELTAQAQQIGIEILRMKELEAIGKANHKTPIPPKPEDLALICFTSGTTGNPKGAMITHGNIVSNCSAFIKVTEGLLKPSPRDVLISFLPLAHMFERVVEGVLLVHGAKIGYFQGDIRLLMDDLKALKPTVFPVVPRLLNRMFDKIFGQANTPLKRWMLDFATSRKEAELRSGVVRKDSMWDKLIFSKVQASLGGRVRLMVTGAAPVSPTVLTFLRAALGCQFYEGYGQTECTAGCTMSLPGDWTAGHVGAPLPCNFVKLVDVAEMKYFAVNGEGEVCVKGPNVFQGYLNDPERTAEVINKDGWLHTGDIGKWLPNGTLKIVDRKKHIFKLAQGEYIAPEKIENIYTRSDPVAQIFIHGDSLQACLVGIVVPDPDFLPGWAKKRGIEGSYTEMCKNKELKNAILEDIVRLGKEAGLKSFEQVRDITLHPEMFSVQNGLLTPTLKAKRAELRRHFRDQIDQLYAKIKM
- the acsl1a gene encoding long-chain-fatty-acid--CoA ligase 1a isoform X2; its protein translation is MQAQDLIRHLRIPELDDLRQYVRSLPTNTLMGMGAFAAITTYWLATRPKALMPPCDLSLQSVEVSGGEYARRSILLDSDTFMAYYYNDARTMYEFFTRGLRVSNNGPCLGSRKSNQPYKWLSYKEVADRAEFTGSALLHRGHSKSGDKYIGIFAQNRPEWTISELACYTYSLVAVPLYDTLGTEAISYIIDRAVISTVICDMADKARLILGCVSGRQHSIKTIAIMEDFDSELTAQAQQIGIEILRMKELEAIGKANHKTPIPPKPEDLALICFTSGTTGNPKGAMITHGNIVSNCSAFIKVTEVHCMLNQTDIHISYLPLAHMFERVVEGVLLVHGAKIGYFQGDIRLLMDDLKALKPTVFPVVPRLLNRMFDKIFGQANTPLKRWMLDFATSRKEAELRSGVVRKDSMWDKLIFSKVQASLGGRVRLMVTGAAPVSPTVLTFLRAALGCQFYEGYGQTECTAGCTMSLPGDWTAGHVGAPLPCNFVKLVDVAEMKYFAVNGEGEVCVKGPNVFQGYLNDPERTAEVINKDGWLHTGDIGKWLPNGTLKIVDRKKHIFKLAQGEYIAPEKIENIYTRSDPVAQIFIHGDSLQACLVGIVVPDPDFLPGWAKKRGIEGSYTEMCKNKELKNAILEDIVRLGKEAGLKSFEQVRDITLHPEMFSVQNGLLTPTLKAKRAELRRHFRDQIDQLYAKIKM
- the casp3a gene encoding caspase-3a isoform X1, with the protein product MNGDCVDARREDTTDAGNDGPSGQQSMQVDAQPHLHPFRYSLVYPNIGYCVIINNKNFDPKTGMNQRNGTDVDAGNMMNVFRKLGYTVKVYNDQRAQQIVQVLTAVAKENHSRCASFVCVLLSHGDEGEFFGTDGPVKLKSLTSLFRGDRCPTLVGKPKLFFIQACRGTDLDPGVETDSRPDEPDVRIPVEADFLYAYSTAPGYYSWRNTMTGSWFIQSLCEMMSKYGRELELMQIMTRVNHKVALDFESTSNTPGFDAKKQIPCIVSMLTKEMYFTA
- the casp3a gene encoding caspase-3a isoform X2; the encoded protein is MQVDAQPHLHPFRYSLVYPNIGYCVIINNKNFDPKTGMNQRNGTDVDAGNMMNVFRKLGYTVKVYNDQRAQQIVQVLTAVAKENHSRCASFVCVLLSHGDEGEFFGTDGPVKLKSLTSLFRGDRCPTLVGKPKLFFIQACRGTDLDPGVETDSRPDEPDVRIPVEADFLYAYSTAPGYYSWRNTMTGSWFIQSLCEMMSKYGRELELMQIMTRVNHKVALDFESTSNTPGFDAKKQIPCIVSMLTKEMYFTA